In the genome of Synergistaceae bacterium, the window CGCTCGACATAGCGGGCGACAAGCTGCAAGTCGAGCCGTTCGAGGTCTTCAACAAGGCGATGGAGAACGTCCGGCCGCTGGTGGAGGTGCGTCCTCGCCGCGTGGGCGGAGCGACCTACCAGGTCCCGGTGGAGGTGCCGCCGGAGAGGGCCCAGGTCCTGACGATACGCTGGATACTGAATTACGCCAGGGCCAAGAAGGGCATCCCGATGGCCGACAGGCTGGCCAGGGAGCTCATGGACGCCTACAAGAACGAGGGCGCGTCCATCAAGAGGAAAGAGGACACCCACAAGATGGCGGAGGCCAACCGCGCGTTCGCCCATTACCGCTGGTAGTGGCGCGAAC includes:
- the rpsG gene encoding 30S ribosomal protein S7; this translates as MPRKGHVKKVETMPDTKYGSIALAKFINSLMRDGKKSIAERIMYEALDIAGDKLQVEPFEVFNKAMENVRPLVEVRPRRVGGATYQVPVEVPPERAQVLTIRWILNYARAKKGIPMADRLARELMDAYKNEGASIKRKEDTHKMAEANRAFAHYRW